GGGTCGGGCAGGGGCTGGTAGCGGAAGGGCGGCAGCGGGAGGTGCTGGCGGTAGACGAGAGGGTCGATGAGTGATAGACGCTGGCGGATCTTCTCTGACGTCCGGTAGACGGTATGGTTCATCAGGACTGACCTTCAGGGTGTGCAAGCCGCGAATGGGCCGAGGCGCGTTAAGCTAAAATTGTGACACAAGAGTGTACCATCCCGCGCGCACAAAAACCGCTTCCGTTGCAGTTTTGACCGGGTATAGAAGGTTGTAAAGAAGTAGAACAAAAGTTTTATTTTCCCCTACCATAAGCCTTGTTTTGCCGTATAATTAGAACTATGGTTTCCGGCCAGATCAGGACGGTCGAATGGAAAGCTTTGCTTTGGCGCCGACCACGTTCGTAGGGCGCTCGCAAGAAATTAACGACATCAGCGCGCTGCTGGAAAACCCGTCCTGTCGCCTCTTGACGCTGATCGGGCCGGGCGGCATCGGCAAGACACGCCTCGCGGTCGAGATTGCGGCGCGCGTGCGGGCGTCGTTCCCCGACGGCATCTACTTTGTGCCGCTGGCCGCGCTGAGCCGCGTCGAGGACATCCTGGCGGCGATTGCCGAGGCGACGCCGTTCCGTTTTCTGCAAGACGCGCACGATCCCCGCGAGCAGTTCTTCAACTACCTGCGCGAAAAACACAGCAAGCGCCTGCTGCTGCTGATGGATAACTTCGAGCACCTGCTCGACGGCGCGGAGCTTGTCTCCGAGATGCTGGCCGCGACCACCAACCTGAAGATCATCGCCACCTCGCGCGAGGCGCTCAACCTGCAGGAAGAATGGGTGCGCCAGATCGCCGGGCTGGCCTATCCTGAGCAGGACAGCGCCGCCGCACTGGGCGCGTATGGCGCGGTGCAGTTGTTCGTGGACCGGGCGCGGCGCATCAGCGGTGACTTCGACCTGGCGGAAAACAGCCACAGCGTCGTGGAACTCTGCCGCCTGGTAGAAGGCATGCCGCTGGCGATCGAACTGGCGGCGGGCTGGCTGACCACGCTGCAACCGGCCAGCATCGTACAGGAGATCCGGCGCAACATGGACATCCTGGCGACCCGCTCGCGCAATTTGCCGGAGCGGCACCGCAGCATCCGCTCGGTGTTCAGCCACTCGTGGGAGCTGCTGGACGAGGCCGGGCGCGACGTGTTCCGCAGGCTGTCGGTTTTTCGCGGTGGCTTCACGCGCGACGCGGCGGAAGTCGTCGCTGGGGCGTCGCTGCACGTGCTGGCGGGACTGGTCGACAAGTCATTGGTGCGGCTGAGCGCGACGGGCCGCTACGACGTGCACGAGCTGCTGCGGCAGTATGGCGCGGAACAGCTCGACGTCGCTGGGCAGCGCGAGGCGGTTCAGCGCGCGTACAGCGACTACTATCTCGGTATGCTGGTCCGCCTGGAGCCGGATCTGAAGTCGCACGGTCAGATCGCCGCGCTGGACGTCATCCAGGCCGACTTCGAAAACGTGCGCCGCGCCTGGAAGCTGGCCGAGCAGCGGGGCGATTATGCGGCTCTGGGCCGCGCAGCAGAAAGTCTGCACTTTTTCGCGGACATGCGCGGGCGCTATCACGAAGTCGTACATCTGCTGCGCAAAACGGTCGAGCACTTCCCGCCGGAGCCGGACGAGGCGCAGCAGGTCGCGCTGTATCGCATCCAGGCGCGGCTGATCCGTTTGGTGCTCCTGGGCACGATGCGCATCGACTTCGACGTGGCGGCCCAGATCGACGCCTGCCTCGCGGCGGCCCGCGCGCGGGGCGATCAGGCCGAAACCGGCTACTGCCTGCTGGTCGCGGGCATCGTCTCAGTGTGGCACGCGCGCAACGACAGGTGTAGCGACTCGCTCTTCAATGCGTTTGAACTGTTCCACGAGAGCCAGGCCATATTCGAGGCGCTCGGCGATCCGTTTTACATGGTGGATGTGAGTGTATGGGACGGATCGTCCTGGATGTACGGCGGCGATCTGGACACTGGCGTGGACATTCTGATGCGCAATCTCGACATACTGCGCGACATCGGGGATCGCAACGGGGTGGCATGGATCACGCTCAACCTGTCCGAGGCGATGCTGGCGGCGCTCGATTACCGGGGCTGCGAGCAGTACTCGCGCGAGGGGTTGGCGCTGATGCGCGAGATCGGCAGCTTGAAGGGCATCCTTCAGTCCATGTTCAAGCTGGCGGCGATGTCGACGCTGAAGGGCGACCTGGAAGAGGCGCGCGTCCTGGTCGATGAGTTGCGCAGCCTTGCCGACGAGGTCAACAGCCTGGATGGCAAGATGATCTCCGTGG
This sequence is a window from Aggregatilinea lenta. Protein-coding genes within it:
- a CDS encoding LuxR C-terminal-related transcriptional regulator, which translates into the protein MESFALAPTTFVGRSQEINDISALLENPSCRLLTLIGPGGIGKTRLAVEIAARVRASFPDGIYFVPLAALSRVEDILAAIAEATPFRFLQDAHDPREQFFNYLREKHSKRLLLLMDNFEHLLDGAELVSEMLAATTNLKIIATSREALNLQEEWVRQIAGLAYPEQDSAAALGAYGAVQLFVDRARRISGDFDLAENSHSVVELCRLVEGMPLAIELAAGWLTTLQPASIVQEIRRNMDILATRSRNLPERHRSIRSVFSHSWELLDEAGRDVFRRLSVFRGGFTRDAAEVVAGASLHVLAGLVDKSLVRLSATGRYDVHELLRQYGAEQLDVAGQREAVQRAYSDYYLGMLVRLEPDLKSHGQIAALDVIQADFENVRRAWKLAEQRGDYAALGRAAESLHFFADMRGRYHEVVHLLRKTVEHFPPEPDEAQQVALYRIQARLIRLVLLGTMRIDFDVAAQIDACLAAARARGDQAETGYCLLVAGIVSVWHARNDRCSDSLFNAFELFHESQAIFEALGDPFYMVDVSVWDGSSWMYGGDLDTGVDILMRNLDILRDIGDRNGVAWITLNLSEAMLAALDYRGCEQYSREGLALMREIGSLKGILQSMFKLAAMSTLKGDLEEARVLVDELRSLADEVNSLDGKMISVGLLGFLLCVMDEDYAGGAALALENYAISLEPFFGYNDVAARWAKAVSACGLGDYDRARHHYGAMCWERRDDPGPATVILALEAAARAHEGAPDDAAELLALAFSQPDWVSGWLHRWLLVTRLRADLEARLGAEAFRAAWERGGQLDLERTVKAMLGELDDDLTTDTSEDADAANHSLPEPLSRRELEVLELIAEGLSNREIAERLSLSVGTVKVHTRNIYGKLDVNSRTQAIAQAAKLDLL